A region from the Thauera humireducens genome encodes:
- a CDS encoding acyl-CoA thioesterase: MKEGAKLIYTTRMSVRWGDMDAYGHVNNTVYFRYFEQARCEWIEQMGFRVSPEEPTGPVIINASCTFLSPVNYPATVLIKMYAGEPGRTSVMTWYELFVEGDEKLYAEGAAKTVWMDNRTGKSAPLPDAIRGLFDNAAG, from the coding sequence ATGAAGGAAGGGGCGAAACTCATCTACACCACGCGCATGTCGGTGCGTTGGGGCGACATGGACGCGTATGGACACGTCAATAACACGGTGTACTTCCGCTACTTCGAGCAAGCCCGCTGCGAATGGATCGAGCAGATGGGCTTCCGCGTCAGTCCGGAAGAACCGACCGGGCCGGTGATCATCAACGCCAGTTGCACCTTCCTGTCGCCGGTGAATTATCCTGCGACCGTATTGATCAAGATGTACGCGGGCGAGCCCGGGCGCACGAGCGTGATGACCTGGTACGAGCTGTTCGTCGAAGGCGATGAAAAGCTCTACGCCGAAGGGGCGGCAAAGACGGTGTGGATGGATAACCGCACCGGCAAGTCGGCCCCGTTGCCCGACGCCATCCGCGGTCTGTTCGACAACGCGGCCGGCTGA
- a CDS encoding TonB-dependent copper receptor, translating to MKHSFKQLPLAVAISLALPALAQDVDTRLDSVVVTAPVASAPLTVTTDPKAPRQPLPAHDGADMLKSIPGFSVIRKGGADGDPVFRGMAGSRLGILQDGQEIHGGCGGRMDPPTAYVYPESFDSVTVLKGPQTVLYGAGNSAGVVLFERDSQRMADGGWSANGSVTLGSWGRNDQVIDAKAGNPDFYARIGATRSDSNNYEDGDGNEVHSFYTRWSTTGALGWTPDDNTLLELNFGRSDGEAAYADRAMDGVRFEREHAGLRFEKRNISSLVRKVEAHAYYSYIDHVMDNFSLRSNRGMRMLNNPDRKTTGARAAVALAPSERWLVTLGADVRDDQHRTRNGVNYRNQPWQKDIGFERQGVFGEASYAIDDARRIVGGLRVDDHEARDYRPTSLTRGVSVDKTLQSGFGRYEADFGAGAGTWYAGVGYVERFPDFWEFMRATPAGGERFDILQPEKTTQLDVGANWSAGPWSASVSGFYGKVDDYILLRWVTSTSAQVRNIDATVYGLEGDVTWRFAPNWKAVGTLAWVRGSNDTDSKALAQQPPLEARLALEYDDRRFSYGAMLRMVSRQNRYDVGSGNIVANGQDLGPTGGFATLSLNAGWRPNKVTLLTAGVDNVFDRNYSEHLGKGGWDFAGGAVTTYRINEPGRTFWLKAQVALD from the coding sequence ATGAAACACAGCTTCAAGCAACTGCCGCTTGCCGTGGCAATCTCGCTCGCCTTGCCCGCGCTGGCACAAGACGTCGATACGCGGCTCGACAGTGTCGTGGTGACTGCGCCCGTCGCCTCGGCGCCATTGACGGTGACGACCGATCCAAAGGCGCCGCGGCAACCACTGCCCGCCCATGATGGGGCGGACATGCTCAAGAGCATCCCGGGTTTCTCAGTGATCCGTAAGGGCGGGGCCGATGGCGACCCCGTCTTCCGCGGTATGGCCGGGTCCCGCCTTGGAATCTTGCAGGATGGACAGGAGATACATGGCGGCTGCGGCGGGCGGATGGACCCACCCACCGCCTATGTGTATCCGGAGTCCTTCGATTCCGTCACGGTCCTCAAGGGGCCGCAGACCGTGCTCTACGGGGCTGGAAACTCTGCAGGCGTCGTCCTCTTCGAACGCGATTCGCAGCGAATGGCGGACGGCGGTTGGAGTGCCAACGGCAGCGTCACCCTCGGTAGTTGGGGACGCAACGACCAGGTAATCGATGCCAAGGCCGGCAATCCCGACTTCTATGCACGAATTGGCGCGACCCGCTCCGACAGCAACAATTACGAGGATGGCGACGGGAACGAGGTGCACTCGTTCTATACGCGCTGGAGCACGACGGGGGCGCTTGGCTGGACGCCGGATGACAACACGCTGCTGGAACTCAATTTCGGTCGCAGCGATGGTGAGGCTGCATATGCCGACCGCGCGATGGATGGCGTGAGGTTCGAGCGCGAGCACGCGGGCCTGCGCTTCGAGAAGCGGAACATCTCATCCCTTGTCCGCAAGGTCGAGGCACATGCCTATTACAGCTACATCGATCACGTGATGGACAACTTCAGCCTGCGGTCCAACCGGGGCATGCGGATGCTCAACAACCCTGATCGGAAGACGACTGGCGCGCGCGCCGCGGTTGCCCTTGCCCCGAGTGAGCGATGGCTGGTCACCTTGGGCGCCGATGTGCGTGATGACCAACACCGTACGCGGAATGGTGTGAACTATCGTAACCAGCCCTGGCAGAAGGACATCGGCTTCGAGCGCCAAGGTGTCTTCGGCGAGGCGAGCTATGCGATCGACGACGCCCGCCGCATCGTCGGTGGATTGCGCGTGGATGACCACGAGGCACGAGACTACCGTCCGACCTCCCTGACGCGGGGGGTGAGCGTCGACAAGACGCTGCAGAGCGGGTTCGGACGATACGAGGCCGACTTCGGTGCTGGCGCGGGCACGTGGTACGCCGGCGTGGGCTATGTCGAGCGCTTCCCCGACTTCTGGGAGTTCATGCGCGCCACCCCGGCAGGCGGCGAGCGTTTCGACATACTGCAGCCGGAGAAGACCACGCAGCTCGATGTCGGTGCCAACTGGAGTGCAGGACCTTGGTCTGCTTCGGTGTCGGGGTTCTACGGCAAGGTGGATGATTACATCCTCTTGCGTTGGGTGACCTCGACGAGTGCCCAGGTCCGCAATATCGACGCAACGGTCTATGGTCTCGAGGGCGACGTGACCTGGCGCTTTGCTCCGAACTGGAAGGCTGTCGGCACCCTGGCCTGGGTACGTGGAAGCAACGATACGGACAGCAAAGCGCTGGCGCAGCAACCGCCGCTCGAGGCCAGGCTGGCGCTGGAGTACGACGACCGGCGCTTCTCTTACGGCGCAATGCTGCGCATGGTGTCGCGCCAGAATCGCTATGACGTCGGTTCCGGGAACATCGTTGCGAACGGTCAGGATCTCGGGCCAACCGGCGGCTTTGCGACCCTGTCGCTCAATGCCGGCTGGCGCCCGAACAAGGTTACGCTGCTGACCGCCGGCGTGGACAACGTCTTTGATCGGAACTACAGCGAGCACCTTGGCAAGGGCGGTTGGGATTTCGCCGGCGGGGCCGTGACCACTTACCGCATCAACGAACCCGGCCGCACTTTCTGGCTGAAGGCGCAAGTCGCGCTCGATTGA
- a CDS encoding copper chaperone PCu(A)C, with protein sequence MKKLVLALAFTLGSLPAFADVTVADAWVRATVPQQKATGAFMRLTSDRDARLVSAASPVAGVAEVHEMVMDGNVMKMNAIPGLDLPAGKTVELKPGGYHVMLLDLKQQVKEGDEVPVTIVVETADGARETIELKAPVRPLNAAAGGMQMQHGKH encoded by the coding sequence ATGAAAAAGCTTGTTCTTGCTCTCGCCTTTACCCTGGGCTCCCTGCCGGCATTCGCCGACGTCACCGTGGCCGATGCATGGGTGCGTGCCACCGTTCCACAGCAGAAGGCTACCGGCGCTTTCATGAGGCTCACCTCCGACCGCGATGCGCGACTCGTTTCGGCCGCTTCGCCCGTGGCTGGCGTCGCCGAGGTTCACGAGATGGTCATGGACGGCAACGTCATGAAGATGAACGCCATCCCCGGCCTCGATCTTCCGGCGGGCAAGACCGTCGAACTCAAGCCCGGCGGCTATCACGTGATGCTGCTGGATCTCAAGCAGCAGGTGAAGGAGGGCGATGAGGTGCCCGTGACCATCGTCGTCGAGACCGCCGATGGCGCTCGGGAGACGATCGAGCTCAAGGCACCGGTGCGTCCGCTGAACGCCGCGGCGGGTGGCATGCAGATGCAGCACGGCAAGCACTAA
- a CDS encoding acetoacetate--CoA ligase: MNLADNAPLWTPTAERIASANVTAFRLAAEKRWGVALPDYDALYAWSVAQPEQFWVSIWEGDGMRDGVIGTRGERVLVDGDRMPGAKCFPDARLNFAQNLLRSRDASDAVVFWGEDRVKNRMSHGELYRAVAHFAAALKEQGVVAGDRVAAYMPNMPETLVAMLAAASLGAIFTSASPDFGVQGVLDRFGQTEPKVLVACDGYYYGGKTIDVLDKLGEIVGQLPSVKRVVVVPYVHQAHDLSHVPHARLYADFVKPFAHIDDIAFAQLPFDHPLYIMYSSGTTGVPKCIVHCAGGALLQHLKEHRLHGDVRPGDRVYYFTTCGWMMWNWLVSGLAAGATLLLYDGSPFAGDNHIIFDYADAEGMTHFGTSAKFIDACAKFGLKPRETHKLTTVRAMMSTGSPLVPEGFDYVYRDIKADLQLSSISGGTDIISCFVLGSPVLPVWRGEIQCRGLGMAVDVWDDDGRPVRGEKGELVCTKPFPVMPIGFWNDADGSKYHAAYFERFANVWCHGDFCEITANGGLVIYGRSDATLNPGGVRIGTAEIYRQVEKLHEVVESLVIGQDWPPQNPNDVRVVLFVKLREGLALDDDLVRRIKQTIRDNTTPRHVPAKVLQVADIPRTKSGKIVELAVRNVVHGRPVKNQEALANPGALAHFRDRVELAD, from the coding sequence ATGAATCTTGCTGATAACGCGCCCCTGTGGACGCCTACCGCCGAGCGTATCGCCTCGGCCAACGTCACCGCCTTCCGCCTGGCAGCCGAGAAACGCTGGGGCGTCGCACTGCCCGACTATGACGCGCTGTATGCCTGGTCGGTGGCGCAGCCCGAGCAATTCTGGGTAAGCATCTGGGAGGGCGACGGCATGCGCGACGGCGTCATCGGTACGCGCGGCGAACGCGTGCTGGTCGATGGCGACAGGATGCCGGGGGCAAAGTGTTTCCCGGATGCACGGCTCAACTTCGCGCAGAACCTGCTGCGCTCGCGCGATGCGTCCGACGCGGTGGTGTTCTGGGGCGAGGACCGGGTCAAGAACCGCATGAGCCACGGCGAGCTTTATCGTGCCGTCGCCCACTTTGCCGCGGCGCTCAAGGAGCAGGGCGTGGTCGCGGGCGACCGCGTTGCCGCCTACATGCCGAACATGCCCGAGACGCTCGTTGCCATGCTGGCCGCGGCGAGCCTCGGCGCCATCTTCACCTCGGCTTCGCCCGATTTCGGCGTGCAGGGCGTGCTCGACCGCTTCGGCCAGACCGAACCCAAGGTGCTGGTGGCCTGCGATGGCTACTACTACGGTGGCAAGACCATCGACGTGCTCGACAAGCTCGGCGAGATCGTCGGCCAGCTGCCCTCGGTCAAGCGCGTGGTGGTCGTGCCCTACGTGCATCAGGCGCACGACCTGTCGCACGTGCCGCATGCTCGCCTGTACGCGGACTTCGTCAAGCCCTTCGCCCACATCGACGACATCGCGTTCGCGCAGCTGCCCTTCGATCATCCGCTCTACATCATGTACTCCTCGGGTACCACCGGCGTGCCCAAGTGCATCGTGCATTGCGCGGGCGGTGCGCTGCTGCAGCACCTGAAGGAGCACCGTCTCCACGGCGACGTCAGGCCGGGCGACCGCGTCTATTACTTCACCACCTGCGGCTGGATGATGTGGAACTGGCTGGTGTCGGGGCTGGCCGCCGGCGCCACGCTGCTGCTGTACGACGGCTCGCCCTTCGCGGGCGACAACCACATCATCTTCGACTACGCCGACGCCGAAGGCATGACCCACTTCGGCACCTCGGCCAAGTTCATCGACGCCTGCGCCAAATTCGGCCTCAAGCCGCGCGAGACGCACAAGCTCACGACCGTGCGCGCGATGATGAGCACCGGCAGCCCGCTGGTGCCCGAAGGCTTCGACTACGTCTATCGCGACATCAAGGCCGACCTGCAGTTGTCGTCCATCTCGGGTGGCACCGACATCATCTCCTGCTTCGTACTTGGCAGCCCGGTGCTGCCGGTGTGGCGCGGCGAGATCCAGTGCCGCGGCCTGGGCATGGCGGTGGACGTGTGGGACGACGACGGCCGCCCGGTGCGCGGCGAGAAGGGCGAACTGGTGTGCACGAAGCCCTTCCCGGTGATGCCGATCGGCTTCTGGAACGACGCCGATGGCAGCAAGTATCACGCCGCCTACTTCGAGCGCTTTGCCAACGTGTGGTGCCACGGCGACTTCTGCGAGATCACCGCGAACGGCGGGCTGGTCATCTACGGCCGTTCGGACGCCACGCTCAACCCGGGCGGCGTGCGCATCGGCACGGCCGAGATCTACCGCCAGGTCGAGAAGCTGCATGAAGTGGTCGAGAGCCTGGTGATCGGCCAGGACTGGCCGCCGCAGAACCCGAACGACGTGCGCGTGGTGCTGTTCGTGAAGCTGCGCGAGGGGCTGGCACTCGACGACGACCTGGTCAGGCGGATCAAGCAGACCATCCGCGACAACACCACGCCGCGCCATGTGCCGGCCAAGGTGCTGCAGGTGGCGGACATTCCGCGCACCAAGAGCGGCAAGATCGTCGAACTGGCGGTGCGCAACGTGGTGCATGGCCGCCCGGTGAAGAACCAGGAGGCGCTGGCCAACCCTGGGGCGCTGGCGCATTTTCGCGACCGCGTTGAACTGGCGGATTGA
- a CDS encoding electron transfer flavoprotein-ubiquinone oxidoreductase: MERESMEFDVLIVGGGPAGLSAAIRLKQLAAEKGQEISVCLIEKAAEIGAHILSGAVMDPQALTELIPDWKERGAPLKTAVTEDKVLFLTETGARQAPNGLLPDCLVNHGNYIVRLGNVVKWLGEQAEALGVEVYPGFAGAEILFDEAGAVKGVATGDMGLNRDGTPGPHHQPGMELHAKYTLFAEGCRGHLGKQLEARYTLREGADPQTYGIGIKELWEVKPEHHRPGLVVHTAGWPMDTATYGGGFVYHLEDNLVAVGYVVGLNYSNPHLSPFEEMQRYKTHPEIRKYLDGGKRLAYGARAIAAGGLQSLPRLIFPGGGLIGDDAGFLNAARIKGSHAAIKSGMLAAEAAFEALAQQRQRDALTAYPAAFRDSWLYAELHKTRNFKPYMKKGLYLGSLLFGIDQVLFKGKVPWTLRNTADHTALKPAAECAKIDYPKPDGVLTFDRLSSVFLSNTNHEEEQPCHLQLKDAGTPIAINLARYDAPEQRYCPAGVYEIVHEEAGPRLQINAQNCVHCKTCDIKDPTQNINWVVPQGGEGPIYQGM, translated from the coding sequence ATGGAACGTGAATCGATGGAATTCGACGTGCTGATCGTCGGCGGCGGCCCTGCGGGGCTGTCGGCGGCGATCCGCTTGAAGCAGCTGGCCGCGGAGAAGGGCCAGGAGATCTCGGTGTGCCTGATCGAGAAGGCGGCCGAGATCGGTGCGCACATCCTGTCGGGCGCGGTGATGGACCCGCAGGCGCTCACCGAGCTGATCCCCGACTGGAAGGAACGGGGCGCCCCGCTCAAGACCGCGGTCACCGAGGACAAGGTGCTGTTCCTGACCGAGACCGGCGCGCGCCAGGCCCCGAACGGGCTGCTGCCCGACTGCCTGGTGAACCACGGCAACTACATCGTGCGCCTGGGCAACGTGGTGAAGTGGCTGGGCGAGCAGGCCGAGGCGCTGGGCGTGGAGGTCTATCCGGGCTTTGCCGGCGCCGAGATCCTGTTCGACGAGGCGGGCGCGGTGAAGGGCGTCGCCACCGGCGACATGGGCCTGAACCGTGACGGCACGCCGGGTCCGCACCACCAGCCGGGCATGGAGCTGCACGCCAAGTACACGCTGTTCGCCGAAGGCTGTCGCGGCCACCTGGGCAAGCAGCTCGAGGCCCGCTACACACTGCGCGAAGGTGCCGACCCGCAGACCTACGGCATCGGCATCAAGGAGCTGTGGGAAGTGAAGCCCGAACACCATCGCCCGGGCCTGGTGGTGCACACGGCGGGCTGGCCGATGGACACCGCCACCTACGGCGGCGGCTTCGTCTATCACCTCGAGGACAACCTGGTGGCGGTGGGCTACGTGGTCGGGCTCAACTACAGCAACCCGCATCTGTCGCCCTTCGAGGAGATGCAGCGCTACAAGACCCACCCCGAGATCCGCAAGTATCTCGACGGTGGCAAGCGCCTGGCCTATGGTGCGCGCGCGATCGCCGCGGGCGGCCTGCAGAGCCTGCCGCGGCTGATCTTCCCGGGCGGCGGCCTAATCGGCGACGACGCCGGTTTCCTCAACGCTGCGCGCATCAAGGGCAGCCACGCCGCGATCAAGTCGGGCATGCTCGCGGCCGAGGCCGCCTTCGAAGCGCTCGCGCAGCAGCGCCAGCGCGACGCGCTGACCGCTTACCCGGCGGCCTTCCGCGACTCCTGGCTGTACGCCGAGCTGCACAAGACGCGCAACTTCAAGCCCTACATGAAGAAGGGCCTGTACCTCGGCTCGCTGCTGTTTGGCATCGACCAGGTGCTGTTCAAGGGCAAGGTGCCCTGGACGCTGCGCAACACGGCCGACCACACCGCGCTCAAGCCCGCGGCCGAGTGCGCGAAGATCGACTACCCGAAGCCCGATGGCGTGCTGACCTTCGACCGGCTCTCGTCGGTGTTCCTGTCGAACACCAACCACGAGGAGGAGCAGCCCTGCCACCTGCAGTTGAAGGACGCGGGCACGCCGATCGCGATCAACCTCGCGCGCTACGACGCCCCCGAGCAGCGCTACTGCCCGGCCGGGGTGTACGAGATCGTGCACGAAGAGGCCGGCCCGCGCCTGCAGATCAACGCGCAGAACTGCGTGCACTGCAAGACCTGCGACATCAAGGACCCGACGCAGAACATCAACTGGGTCGTCCCGCAAGGTGGCGAAGGGCCGATCTACCAGGGCATGTAA
- a CDS encoding CTP synthase, translating into MTKYVFVTGGVVSSLGKGIAAASLGAILESRGIKVTHLKLDPYINVDPGTMSPFQHGEVFVTEDGAETDLDLGHYERFTSAKMSKRNNFTTGQIYESVLKKERRGEYLGKTVQVIPHITDEIKAYVKRGAEGADVAIIEVGGTVGDIESLPFLEAIRQMGFEEGRNGTCFIHLTLLPYIPTAGELKTKPTQHSVKELREIGIQPDILLCRADRSIPVDERRKIALFCNVMPEAVIEVLDADSIYKIPGMLHDQMLDQIVCHKLDILARAADLSVWEKLIHALENPKQTVNVGFVGKYVDLTESYKSLIEALNHAGMHTESKVKIHYIDSEDIERDGCGVLQSMDAILVPGGFGKRGTEGKIAAIRHARENKVPYLGICLGMQLAVVEFARDVAGMEGAHSTEFERDTKYPVIGLITEWKDRSGKIEKRTEESDLGGTMRLGGQLCQLKDGTLARDIYGAAEIMERHRHRYEVNNTLLAKLEAKGLVVSGRAPVTDLCEMVELPADVHPWFVGCQFHPEFTSNPRKGHPLFTAYVKAAIARKQATA; encoded by the coding sequence ATGACCAAATACGTCTTCGTTACCGGTGGTGTCGTGTCCTCTCTGGGCAAAGGCATCGCCGCGGCCTCACTGGGGGCCATCCTCGAGTCCCGTGGCATCAAGGTCACGCATCTCAAGCTCGACCCCTACATCAACGTCGATCCGGGCACGATGAGCCCGTTCCAGCACGGCGAAGTCTTCGTGACCGAAGACGGTGCGGAAACCGACCTCGATCTCGGCCATTACGAGCGCTTCACCAGCGCCAAGATGAGCAAGCGCAACAACTTCACCACCGGCCAGATCTACGAGTCGGTGCTGAAGAAGGAGCGCCGCGGCGAGTACCTGGGGAAGACCGTGCAGGTCATCCCGCACATCACCGACGAGATCAAGGCCTACGTCAAGCGCGGCGCAGAGGGCGCCGACGTGGCGATCATCGAGGTCGGCGGCACGGTGGGCGACATCGAGTCGCTGCCGTTCCTGGAGGCCATCCGCCAGATGGGCTTCGAGGAAGGCCGCAACGGCACCTGCTTCATCCATCTCACCTTGCTGCCCTACATCCCGACGGCCGGCGAGCTCAAGACCAAGCCGACCCAGCATTCGGTCAAGGAGCTGCGCGAGATCGGCATCCAGCCCGACATCCTGCTATGCCGCGCGGACCGCTCGATTCCGGTGGATGAGCGGCGCAAGATCGCGCTGTTCTGCAACGTGATGCCGGAGGCGGTCATCGAGGTGCTCGATGCCGACTCGATCTACAAGATTCCGGGCATGCTGCACGACCAGATGCTGGACCAGATCGTCTGCCACAAGCTCGACATCCTCGCCCGCGCGGCAGACCTGTCGGTGTGGGAGAAGCTGATCCATGCGCTGGAGAATCCGAAGCAGACGGTCAATGTCGGCTTCGTCGGCAAGTACGTCGATCTCACCGAATCGTACAAGTCGCTGATCGAGGCGCTCAACCACGCCGGCATGCACACCGAGTCGAAGGTCAAGATCCACTACATCGACTCCGAGGACATCGAGCGCGACGGTTGCGGCGTGCTGCAGTCCATGGACGCCATCCTGGTGCCCGGCGGCTTCGGCAAGCGCGGCACCGAAGGCAAGATCGCGGCGATCCGCCATGCGCGCGAGAACAAGGTGCCTTACCTGGGCATCTGCCTCGGCATGCAGCTCGCGGTGGTGGAGTTCGCCCGCGACGTTGCCGGCATGGAAGGTGCGCATTCGACCGAGTTCGAGCGTGACACCAAGTACCCGGTCATCGGCCTCATCACCGAATGGAAGGACCGCAGCGGCAAGATCGAGAAACGCACCGAAGAGTCCGACCTGGGTGGCACCATGCGCCTCGGCGGCCAGCTCTGCCAGTTGAAGGACGGCACGCTGGCGCGTGACATCTACGGCGCCGCCGAGATCATGGAACGCCACCGTCACCGCTACGAGGTCAACAACACCCTGCTGGCCAAGCTCGAAGCCAAGGGGCTGGTGGTGTCGGGCCGCGCGCCGGTGACCGACCTGTGCGAGATGGTCGAGCTGCCCGCCGACGTCCATCCCTGGTTCGTCGGCTGCCAGTTCCACCCGGAGTTCACCTCCAACCCGCGCAAGGGCCATCCGTTGTTCACGGCCTACGTGAAGGCGGCGATCGCGCGCAAGCAGGCCACAGCCTGA
- a CDS encoding hydrolase → MLMNRDNSVLLIVDVQAKLAPFIHESEKISANCVWLAQVAARVGVPVVVTEHFPEKIGGTLESVRAVTPDARYVGKQCFSAQADGCLRGTEVERRPQVIVCGTEAHVCVQQTALDLRWAGKQVFVVADASGSRNPANRDLAFERMRGHGLEIVSREMVAFEWLQRGGTELFREVNRDFIR, encoded by the coding sequence ATGCTGATGAACCGGGACAACTCGGTGCTGCTGATCGTCGATGTGCAGGCGAAGCTCGCGCCCTTCATTCATGAGAGCGAGAAGATTTCGGCCAACTGTGTGTGGTTGGCGCAGGTGGCGGCGCGCGTCGGCGTGCCGGTCGTCGTGACCGAGCATTTCCCCGAAAAGATCGGCGGTACGCTGGAGTCGGTGCGTGCGGTCACGCCGGACGCGCGCTACGTCGGCAAGCAGTGCTTCTCGGCACAGGCCGATGGTTGCCTGCGGGGCACCGAAGTCGAGCGTCGTCCGCAGGTCATCGTGTGCGGCACCGAGGCGCATGTCTGCGTACAGCAGACGGCGCTCGATCTGCGCTGGGCGGGCAAGCAGGTATTTGTCGTCGCGGACGCTTCCGGCTCGCGCAATCCGGCCAACCGTGACCTGGCCTTCGAGCGCATGCGCGGCCACGGCCTCGAGATCGTGTCGCGCGAGATGGTGGCCTTCGAGTGGTTGCAGCGCGGCGGCACCGAGCTGTTCCGTGAGGTCAATCGCGACTTCATCCGCTGA
- the kdsA gene encoding 3-deoxy-8-phosphooctulonate synthase, producing MNLCGFEVGLDKPIFLISGPCVAESEQMCLDIAGQMKEICGELGIPYIFKASYDKANRSSGKSFRGHGMDAGLRMLEAVKKQLGLPVLTDVHTIEEIPVVASVVDVLQTPAFLCRQTDFIHAVAASGKPVNIKKGQFLAPGDMKNVADKAREANGGADTIMVCERGASFGYNNLVSDMRSLAIMRDTGCPVVFDATHSVQLPGGQGTASGGQREFVPVLARAAVAVGVAGLFMETHPDPAKALSDGPNAWPLPKMKVLLTTLKDIDALVKRQGFLETTL from the coding sequence ATGAACCTCTGCGGTTTCGAAGTCGGTCTCGACAAGCCGATCTTCCTGATCTCCGGCCCCTGCGTGGCCGAATCCGAGCAGATGTGCCTGGATATCGCCGGCCAGATGAAGGAGATCTGCGGCGAGCTGGGCATTCCCTATATCTTCAAGGCGTCCTATGACAAGGCCAACCGCAGCTCGGGCAAGAGCTTCCGCGGTCACGGCATGGATGCCGGCCTCAGGATGCTCGAGGCGGTCAAGAAGCAGCTCGGCCTGCCGGTATTGACCGACGTGCACACGATCGAGGAGATCCCGGTCGTGGCGTCAGTCGTCGACGTGCTGCAGACCCCGGCCTTCCTGTGCCGCCAGACCGACTTCATCCACGCGGTGGCGGCCAGCGGCAAGCCGGTGAACATCAAGAAGGGCCAGTTCCTCGCACCGGGCGACATGAAGAACGTCGCCGACAAGGCCAGGGAGGCGAATGGCGGCGCCGACACCATCATGGTGTGCGAGCGCGGCGCGTCCTTCGGTTACAACAACCTCGTCTCCGACATGCGTTCGCTGGCGATCATGCGCGACACCGGCTGCCCTGTGGTGTTCGATGCCACGCACTCGGTGCAGCTGCCGGGCGGGCAGGGCACGGCATCGGGCGGTCAGCGCGAGTTCGTGCCGGTGCTGGCGCGCGCAGCGGTTGCCGTGGGCGTGGCGGGTCTCTTCATGGAGACTCATCCGGACCCCGCCAAGGCGCTTTCCGACGGCCCCAACGCCTGGCCGTTGCCGAAGATGAAGGTGCTGCTGACGACCCTCAAGGACATCGATGCGCTGGTCAAGCGCCAGGGTTTCCTCGAGACCACGCTCTGA